Genomic segment of Tamandua tetradactyla isolate mTamTet1 chromosome 1, mTamTet1.pri, whole genome shotgun sequence:
AGAGGGGTGACCGTGACCCTGAGCTGGGCAGTGGCCCTTCCACTGGAAGCTGCTTGGGCCCCCTGCTGCTGCCCCAGGCCCCTGTACCTTGGAGGAACAATACAGTTTCGGTCCACTTCCAGCCAGCTAGTGCTAGCTTGGCCGGCAGCACTTCTGCTGTCTGGAGGTTTCTGCTCCAACCACTGGGAACTTCCCTGAGCCTGAATTTGTCATCTCTGGATCATCTAAAGCATCCATTCAAATAACGTCCTGCCTCTGCCTTCTCAAGGCCGACTTTCTCACGCAGTGCTAGGCAGTGTAGCCCAGGGTATCTTTCTCAGAGCCAGTCGCTGTGGTCACCCAAGCTTGCTCAAGGATAGTGGCTCTTCCTTTAGAAAAGCCCCATGCAAAACAGGCCCACTCCtacattgctgatgggagtgCAAAATAGCGAAACTCCTATGGAAGGGGATTTTGTGAAATCTATCAAATTGCCATTGCAGTTCTGTTTCTGGAAGTTTATCTCCCAGATTTACCTGCACAGGCACAGAAGGACATTTGTGTAGTGGTATTGATTGCAACATCGTTTGCAGAAGAAAGACTGGAAACCCCCAATGTTCATCAATAGGGGAAGTGTTAAATAAACTACGGTACATCGACATAATGGAAAGGAATGCAGTCGTTCAAAAagcttacaagaaaaaaaaaaaggagaggcagTTCTCAGGTACTGCTGAGGCAAGGTCTCCAGAATACATCATTAAACGCAAACAGtaaggtgtgaaatgatatgtgTAGTGGTTATAGTGTTTCAGGGACAGGAATGTTATATCTGAATGCCCTCCTTGCTGCAAGGAAGCTGAAGAGGGTGGGACACGGTGGGATCAAAGGCATAATTCAGAGGGGGAAAGGCTGTAAAGGAGGAGTTGGCAGAGGCTTCGAGCTAGGACAGAATTGAGGGTGTGTGGAGTGGGGGGACAGGTCCGGGGTAGGATGGGGGAGGGCCCTAGGGGGAGGAGTTGTGTGCCACTGCCTGATTGACCAGGATGCCCTATGGAAAGGGTCCTTGGTGACAGGTGATGAGAGTGTTTAGAGATGCTAAAATCATAATAGGGAATAATTCAGTTAGGGAACCTCCCTAGACCTAGAGGGATTCCCAGGGAACTAAAGGCACAAAACAGGTTGGCCAGTCTAGGCAGGCAAAGAGCTAGGACTTTGAGGCTCAGGGAATGGCATTCTTGACACATCCCAGGGGCTTGGAGAATCTGTGTAAGAACTCAACAGGAGGACACTGGGGActcagaacttttcttttttcttttctttctcctttaaccCAGTGCACGGGTAGTTCcgtggttagaatgcctgtctttcatgcgggagacctgggttcaattcccagaccatgcaccccaaaaaataaataaatgaagaataaaattagttttattttcttagacAGGTCATATACACTCAcagttcaaaaatcaattaaaaaaatcaaaatgaaataaaaaaataaacacagccCGTCTTTCCTGTTCCCCACAATTCCCACAGAATAAGTTGCTTCTTATGTACCTGCCAATAGTTCTTAATGCAAATACAAGCAGATGTGACTATATATCCTtattttctctcccctctttAAACCCAAGAAGTAGTACACTGTACGTACACACTATTCAATATTCTACTCTTTAGGGCAAAGCTGGCTGCAGTTAGTGGGCAACTACGTTACCTGGGGGTGGGTCATGGTAACCTACAGTTATCAAGGCAGGggcctgggctgggggagggtgggggctgaCTCCTTAGGGAGATAAGGTTGCTatgcagcaggcaggccttggaCATGAAGCCTGAGAGAGCCCCTGACCATCCAGTGTGGCCTGGAACACTGGGGGTGCTGAAAAAGGAGCTTCGCTCATACCAAACTTCCCACCACTTTCCAGCCTGGTCAAGAGCCAACTCCACTCTTCGTGAAAGAACAAAAGATCCTAGGTGAGGTTAGCGGGAAGAGGAAGAGATGAAAGGAGGGAGGGGCCAGGTCTGAAGGTCAGTGACAGACCCTCAGGCCCAGCAACACACAGAGATGACAACTGCCTTCTAGAGGGGCCCCAAAGGCATCCTAACCCCAATATATGTCTGGTCTCACCTCAAGCCCTCCCCAGGATTGCTGCGGTTTCCTCCTGGAGCCTCTGGTCTCTGACAGGCACAGGGCCCCCCTCCCCCcggcaacacacacacacactgcactaATGGCTCAGCCTGGAGCCCAAGGGACCTCCCCggcccaccccatcccccacagACTGCTCTGCCGGCCCCTGTACCCCCCTCACTGCTGAAATCCAATCCTCTGCGGCAAGCTTCCTGCAAGCACCGCCTCCAGCAGAGCAGCCCCTGCTTGCCACAGTTGACTGTACCTTACCTGGTCCTTGCGGTGGAGCCCCCAACCCAGCACTGAGCCGGACAGAGCCACTGTTCCTGGGGAAGGCCGAGCCGGACTGGCCAGATCATCCCATCAAATCTCACCAGGCCAGTACCTCCTATCTCTCCACCTGGGCTCCTCTCCTTCATCTTCTAGCCCTACTGAAGGGACCCTGCCTGGCCACCCGAACCCTATCTCAGCCCCTCCCAGCCTGGAGACtggcctcttcctctctccttccaacTAATTCCCATTAGCCTAGTCACCACTCAGTCCTCTCCCTGGGCTCCAGCCATGAAGCCCCCCGCAGGGCTGGGGGAGGCCCCGCGGCCAGCCTCGGACATCCGAGTTTTTGCCAGCAGCTGCACACTGCATGGGCTGGGCCACGTTTTTGGCCCAGGTGGCCTGACCCCACGCCGGGCACTATGGGCCGTGGCTGTGCTCCTGTCGCTGGGCACCTTCCTCTACCAGGTGGCCGAGAGGGTACGCTACTATGGGGAGTTCCACCACGAGACAGCCTTGGATGAGCGCGAAAGCCATTCGCTTGTCTTCCCAGCCGTCACCTTGTGCAACATCAACCCGCTGCGCCGCTCACGCCTGACGCCCAACGACCTGCACTGGGCCGGGCCCACGCTGTTGGGCCTGGATCCTGCTGAACACGCCTCCTATCTGCGCGCCTTGGGCCGGCCGCCGGCACCCCCTGGCTTCATGCCCAGTTCCACATTCGACATGGCGCAGTTCTATGCCCGGGCCGGCCACTCCCTTGAAGACATGCTGCTGGACTGCCGCTACCGTGGCCAGCCATGTGGGCCTGCAAACTTCACCTTGGTGAGCTGGCCGtcccatccctcctccctgcccAAGGACCCAGGGGAGGGAGCACCCAGTCCCTGCCCAGGATCCACAAATGCCAGCCTTGCCATCTCAGGTGCCCCCAAAGGTCAAGGAACTTTAATATCCTTTGCCTTAAGGATCCTTTCTTTCCCAGCCAGGCTGAGGTCTCCCCACTTCACCAGTACCTTCCTCTTCAGCCCAGGAAGCTGACCTCCATGGGGACCCCTCCCTGTCATCCAGTCAAAATGCAGCATATTAAGCCATGGCTCCCAGTATGGGGCACTGACCCAAGTTGGCTCTGGGCCCGAAGTCtggcctttgaagatgctattctAGGGGTTGGGTTCTCTAGGGGAAATTTCCTGGGGTGGAAGATCTTCTCTCTGCCAAGGAGAGGGGATTTGTTTTTCCTATGTCTCCTCGAAGTTCTGCCAGCTCCAGAGAAGGACAACTGTGACCCACTTCCTTTTATCTCAGCCCCCAGTCAAAGAAACACCTGCCCTGTAGGCTGTACCCTAGGTTGTGGGGGCTGAAGTGTAAGGGGGAGAGGGAGCAGAGGAGGCGTGGAAATGATGGAAGCCCATGAAGTTCCAACTACATGTATCTTTATGAGGGTAGGGTTGGTGGGCTTTGGAATGTGGGCTTCCATCTTCAAAGAAGAGACCCAAATAGAGAATGGAGAAGGGGAGAGGTCCCACAGTCCATGCATTCACATAGAGGAAGGGCTGGCTTGGGTGTCTCCTGCCCCAGTGAGATCCAGTCATCCTGTCTGCCCACACCCAGATCTTCACCCGGATGGGTCGCTGCTACACCTTTAATTCTGGCACAGATGGGGCGGAGCTTCTCACCACTCCCAGGGGTGGGACAGGCAATGGGCTGGAGATAATGCTGGATGTGCAGCAGGATGAGTACCTACCAGTGTGGAGCGACAAGGGTACGGGAGCATTGTGTGAGGGGAGCAGGGATGTGGCATAGATGGGGGGTGGGGCAAAAGCCTCTGGGAAGCAGATGGGAGGAGGGAGTGCCAAGGAAGAGAGCCCTGAGCATGTTCTTTATCTGTGAGAAGGGTACAGGACTTGGCTTGCCAGTCTTGGGAAGAGGGGACTACTGAGGTGGTCTTGCCAGGTTGGGGCAGGAGATCAAATGGATGGGTCTCAGATCTCGAGCTCCCCCTCCCCGGCAGAGGATACTCCTTTCGAGGTGGGGATTCGAGCACAGATTCACAGCCAGGAGGAGCCACCCATCATTGACCAGCTGGGTTTTGGGGCAGCCCCTGGTTACCAGACCTTCGTGTCCTGCCAGCAGCAGCAAGTATCCTCCCTTATCCCCCTTCTTAGGATCTCTTCCCCTTTTTCAACTCTACACCACCTCAGATCCCGCCCCCCCCATCCCTGTTTCTTAGAGCCTGTCCCTGTCTCAGGTTTACCTACAGTAAACCTCCTGCAGCTCTACTTGTGTCCCCACTGGCCTTCCAGTCTCCTCCTTAACCCTGCCCCTCCACAGCTGAGTTTCCTGCCACCACCCTGGGGCGACTGCAGTTCTGTATCTTTGGATCCTGACTTTGAGCTGGAGCCCTCTGGTCTGCTGGATcaccccagctccagcccaggCCCCAGCTCTCCCTACAGCCTAGTGGGTTGCCGCCTGGCCTGCGAGGCCCGCTACGTGACTCGGAAGTGCGGCTGCCGAATGATACATATGCCTGGTGAGGGGCTGGGGATGGGTGGGTTCCGGGCCTTGAAAGGGAATAAGGTGCGGACAGCTCCTGAAGCTCTAGCTTCTTTCCCCCACTTCAGGTGGCGCGCCAGTGTGCAGCCCCCAGCAGTACAAGGACTGTGCCAACCCAGCGCTGGGTAAGGGGCAATCCTCCCCCACTACCCTGTTCCCACTCGGCACGGCCCCACGAACCGGACCCGGCAGGGTAGTGGGGCCCTAAGCCCTGGCTTATCTCGACGCCAGACGCCATGCTGCGGAAGGACGCGTGCGCCTGCCCCAGCCCGTGCACCAGCACGCGCTACGCCAAGGAGCTCTCCATGGTGCGGATCCCGAGCCGCGCCTCCGCCCGCTACCTGGCCCGAAAGTACAACCGCAGCGAGGCGTACATCACGTGAGCGCTCACGCCCGAGAGAGAGCCGGGGCCTCGGGGTGGGGCAGGCTTGGGCGCGCCCTCCTCCGTGCCGGAGCGGGGCtactggagggaaccgcctggcTGGTGCTCTAGGGCGGCGTCCTCGGCGTCTGACCCGAGTCTCCGCAGTCATAACAGTCTTTGGGACGCTGGGCAAGCTGCATACCCATACTGGTGGCTACCTCTTCTGAAAACTGGGGAGGATAACGCCTCCCATCCAGGGTTCTTGGAAGGATTCAGAGGCCAGAGAACCTATATCTGTTTCGCAGCAGTGGGCACCTTTGGGCGGGCAGTAAACATTCTTGGCCTTTCTTTCCCTTCAGGGAGAACGTGCTGGTGTTGGATATCTTCTTTGAGGCCCTTGACTACGAGACAGTGGAGCAGAAGGCGGCCTATGAAGTGTCAGAACTTCTGGGTGTGCGCACAGAACAGccgaggggtgggggtggggaggtggcgGCTCAGGGCCAGGTGTTACAGGGCAGGTGGCTAGGAGTTAATGGACGACCCTGTCCCTGTAGGCGACATTGGGGGCCAGATGGGGCTGTTCATCGGTGCCAGCCTGCTCACTATCCTTGAGATCTTCGACTACCTCTGCGAGGTGAGCGGAGGTCCTAACCTGGTGCTCACTAGGACCCAGGAGGAAGGTGCGAGCTGCCCATTCCCTGCTATGGTTCGCTCCCAGGTGTTCCAAGACCGGGTCCTGCGGTACTTCTGGAACCGAAGATGCTCTCAAAGGCACTCCAGCATCAATCTGGTGACAGCCCCTTCTTCCTCCCCCATCACCTCCAATGTGGGTGCTTGGCCTCTCCCATGCCCCTAACCCTGACAGCCTAGAATACAAGCCCTATCCAGCTGAGGAAAGCCCCCTGATTAGCAGGGGCTTGGAAGTGCAGTGAACTTGGCTGGTGCTGGGAGGGAGaactccctccccacctcctccctcctccctcctcccacagCTTCAGGAAGGACTGGGCGGCCATCAAACCCAAGTTCCCCATCTCAACCCAGGCCCCAGGTAACACGAAATGGCCCCCTAAGGTCAAGGGAGGAGGGAGCAGATCTGATCCAGGAGCACAGGGGAAGGAGCAGAAAGTGGGGCGAAGGCCTTCTGTGCCAGCGAAGTGGTGTCTCCCCAGGCCTCCCAACCCTTCCTGTGCTGTCGCCAAGACTCTGTCTGCCTCCCACCGCACCTGCTACCTTGTCACGCGGCTCTAGAGATGGCATCAACATCTTCAGGACCCTGCTTTGACATTCTGACCGTACCCAGCCTGCACCTGCTCTTGCCATCTTCGCCCCAAATAAAGCTTTAAATAGTCAGCCCCAGGTGTTCCTCTTACAGGCTAGGGACCAGTTAGGCCGAAGTCCGCCCTCCTCACCTGTTATGGTGACAGCCGGGGCTGGCCCCAGTCAAACACCAGAAATCTCTCTGGGAGAGAACACACAGTAAGAAGATATCAGTCACTTGCACCTTAATGTGAACGAGTTTATCAGACTAACATCTCAGAGGGAATGGAGCAGAGCACAGGTATTCTCGTGGGTCTGCAGAGAGGAGTCAAGTCAGTAGGGTGAGCACATTGGGTGCTCACGGGGCCGTAAGGCTATAGGTGGAAGAAGGTTCTGACCCACAGCCCAGAAAGAggtggggaaggaggcagggacAAAACAAGAGGCTATTCCACTTCCAAGAGCACAAGCTGTTGTCCCGCTTCAGATCACAGCTCTTTTTCTCACATTTGAGACCAATATCTAGCACACATTTGTCTCCATGGGAACAGCTCTTGCTTCCCCAACCTCCCTGCAAGAGCCACAACTTGAGACAGCAGCCACCCTCCCCAACCCCATGGGGCAGGAGTGCAGCCTAatgcccttccttccctctcctgccAGTCAGGACACACCCAGGCCCAAGCTGTGGGCCCAGCTTCCTTGCTCTCTTTGCACCCCACATACCGGAAATCTGACAAATGAGGGAGCAGGGAAGGGGTATTCCTGACTTAACCACATGTTTGAGTTCCTCCTCTTGAGTCTACAGGCCAGGGATAGGTGGGGACAAAGAAGGAAGGGGATATGAGGGATTTGGAGACCCATATGAAAGGCTCAGCCTTTCCCCTCCATCCCCCAATTCTGGTGGAAGCCTATCCTGACTCTCAGTCACTGGGTGCATAACCCCTCAGAACTGTGTCAGGCCCTcctggggagagggagaaataTGTGTGTGAGTGCCTAAGCCCACACATGTGGAGACCAGCCCTGCTGTGAGCGGTGAGGGCCCGGCTTCCAGTCCCCAGCCTTGGAGCACTCAGAGGAGAGAAGCAAGGATAGGCCAGCTGGGTTGGGACTGTGAGCTAGAAGCGTGGTTGCAAAGGGCAGTAGAGAGGAGcagagacccccccccccaatgccCCCACACTTCAAAGCCACTCTAGCACCACATCAACCAGACTGTGGGAAAGGAGCCaatttatgaaattaaataaagtCCATGGAGGGAGTGAAGAACACGGGGTAGGGCACCTCCACCTGATTGGCACCTCCACTCTGGCTGGGCCCAGCACAGCTGGAGCTCCAATGCACCGTGCatcccccccacctccctcccatcCCCTCCCTAGAGGGGGACTTAAACAGGCCAGGCCCCAGCCTGGCAGCCAGGGCTCCTGGAGCCTAGGGAGGGCAGAAGTCAGAGAAGTAAGGGTGCTGCAGGGCCTCTTCTGCCGAGATGCGCTGGATAGGGTTACACTTCAGGAGGttctggggagaggggagaatggCAGTGGCAGCTTCAGGCCTGGTCAGCTCCCCAGAGCCTTGTCCCCTCCCAGTCCCTCTGGAGAGGTGGTCCAGTCCTCCCGTCCACCCCCTTGCCCTCAGTCACCTGCAGCAGGTCCCGCCCTGTGGCATTGAGCTTCGGCACAACGTTCACCAAGGATGTGGTGGCCGGGTACATCGGGTAGGGCTGTGGAGAGTCAGGGAGAATCAGACCCAGGGTTCTAGGAGCGTGGAGGCAGCTAGGCTGTGAAATAAAAGTGACCACTGATGACCTGCTACCCCTCCCCCAGTGACCCCTTCACACCTTGTAGTCTGGTAGCTTGGTCATGGCAGGCCACTGCTCCTCAGTTGGCGTCCCCAGCAGCGTGTCCATGTGGTCAAGGACCACTCGAGTGGAAAGGCCTGTGTCTCCAACTTCAGGGGAAGGAGTTCTTCCCCTGCCCAGGAGGGAGTCCTCGTACCTACCCCCAAGCTGGAGTCATGACAGAAACAGGCCCAGGCATGTGTGAGCTTGATGATCAGTCTCACTTGCAGTGTTTACAATGGACCAGGCACTTTACAACTGCTACCTATTTAACCTAAACCCTGTAGCCTCAGGAACCAGTCATCCTTCCCTACTCCCACAAAAAGTCTTCCTGCTGCTTTTGCATCCAAAGGATTCAACTCTGGAAGAGGCTCCTCTTGGCTTCTTCCTCCCCGGTGCCCCTTGTGTATGAATCACACGTTTTCCTGCACCTGTATTTATACCGTGGCAGTCAAGTGTGTCCCCACATCTGCTTACCCTCAGGAAAAGCCTTGCAGAaccacccaccctcaccccttgTACTCTAAGCTCCATGGGCTTATTCCACTTTTCAGGGGCTCAAGGAGAGGAACATGGAAGGATATCTGAAGATTCTCTTCAATTGGTCATCTACATCATTGCCAGGGAAAAGAGGCCGCCCAGCATTGGCCAACTCTGGGGAAAGGAGGATGGGAATAAGAAACGGTGACACATGAAGAACCCATGTGCACGCCACTGTACCTTCTATCCCCATCCCCAAGAGCCCCCACTCCCTTCTCCTAGAGGGGGACCCTCCAGACCCTACTGTCAAACCAGGTTAGAGGGAAAAACACCTCTTCAGACCCCCAGCATGTCACCTGCAAAGATGCAGCCAGCTGACCACATGTCGATGGACGTGGAGTACAGCTTGGCCCCAAAGAGGACATCCGGTGGGCGGTACCACAGCGTGACCACCTGGAGAGACCCCACCCACAGAAATCCCCTACTTAGAGGGCTGGGGAAGAGTCtcagaggagagaaaaagaatgcTGTGGGTCCTGGAGTAGGGGCTAAGAGGTGCTCACAGGGGATTCTTTCTCATACCCTCATTCCCCATGCCCCCAGCTCACCTCAGCTGAGTAGCAGCGAACAGGAATCCCAAAAGCTCGAGCCAATCCAAAATCAGCCAATTTCAGCTCCCCATTCTGAGGGGAGATGGGAAGAGGACATGAAGATGGGCTTTTAAGTAGTCTAAGGGCAGACTCCAAGCCTCCTTCTAGCCCAGCTTCCCTTATCACTCCCCCAGCCCATGGCTCCAGCCTCCCCAAGCTCCACCTTCTCCCCTGAGAAGTACCCTATTTATCAGCAGGTTCTGGGGCTTCAGGTCCCTGTGCAGCACATTGCGGCTGTGACAGAATCCCAGGCCTTTTAGTAGCTGGAAGAGGAAAGACtgtgggaggggagagaggagagagtcaGCCACTCTGGATGTGAAGCTTTGCCCCATAGTGGGTCACGTTCCCCTCCTCATCTCTCTGCTTTGCCTCTAAAGTCTACCCTGCACTTTCTTGCCCATCTAAAGCCCACCCACCTTTCAGGATCAAGCTCAGTACGCCATCATCCATTCACTCTCAAGGCCTTACTCTGTATCATGCTGGGTAGCAGAAGTACAACAGTGAACAAGTCAACCCTGGTCTCCAGTCCAGAGGGCCTTCCTACCTTCCCAGCCGGCCTTAATCTGTCCACACCTGGCCTCATTTGAACACATACACGTTTCAGGCATCAACATACATATTGTGCTATATTATTCAGCACCTGGGTAAAAAGGCCATGGGTCCTGGGACTAAAGCAGTGCCTGACATGCAGcaacaaattcaataaatatctttttaatgaatgaacccctttgaatctcagttttctcatatctcttaaatataaataatatcattTACACCAGAATGCTACTGTGCAAGTTGAATGagataatataaaaatgtccactaaGACTGGAGGTAACTGGAGTTGCTGGAGGGCAGAAACAGGGTCTGCGCATTCTTTTAAACTCAAGTGTTCCTTATCCAGGAACTAAAATTGTCAGAGTACTTACACTAAATATAGACTTCAACCCCAGCCTCAATGAGTTCCAGAACACCACTCCCCTTACCTTCACAATTTCAGGGTCTAGGTCACCATTGCAGCTGTCAAAATACTTCTTCAGGTCCTAAAAAGGGATGGGGTGGAGGGAATGAGACATGGTCTTGGTCTCAGTTTGTGCCCCTATACACTCCCAAGACTACTGTCCCTGAAACCCTCTTCTCACCTGGTCACAGAACTCAAAAACCAAAGTCAGCTTCTTGTCACTATGCAGGACGTCATGAAGTCTAGGGAGAAGGAAGGGCTCAGCCAAGGAGGCCCCCAAGTTTAGGTCTCCTATCCCAACATCAGTCAGGCCCAGCTCCAACCCTCCTCCAACTGACCACTGCCTATTTACACACCTGACAATGTTCTTGTGCTTCAGCTCTTTGAGTAGGCAGATTTCCCGAAGGGCAGAACTTGGCACTCCCTACACATGGGAGGGAGCCAGGATGGGACAGTCAGATCCCACCCAGCTAGCCCTCAACCCCCCATCCCTGCCCTGTTGCCCTGGTCCtacctcatcatcatcatccaatCTCACCCGTTTCAGAGCCACGATCTCGTGAGTCTCCCGGTTTTTGGCTTTGAACACTGTTCCATAGGTGCCTGGGGAAAGGAGGCCAAGTTTGAGGAAAAGCATGGGGCACCCTTCCCCCACTTATTATAAGAAACCTCTCCTGGGAAGGGAGGCAGCATCTGAGTGCATTGTTTCTAAGCTTGGAGGAGTAAGAGAAGGAATGTAGGTGAAGGCTGGGCTTAAAGGAGCTTTATGAGTGAGGATGTAGTCAGTGGGAATGGCTGAGAAGGTGCTTgcagaaggagggagagattaTGATTACAAGGATACAGAGGTCTATAATAAAGGCAGTGCTTCCGAAGGATCTGAAATAGTAAGGAGCGGTCTGTGAGAGAAATGAGGGATTGCAGAAGTGTTGAGGTTGGCGCTGTAGGTCTGCAGTGAGAACTGAAGCTGGGGGGTTGGATGAGGTTCTGCAAGTGGTGCTGGGGTGCGGGGGTGCGAAACGCAGGAAGTGCTGAGGTCGAGAGATCAGGTAAACAGGGAGTGCTAAGCTTGGAAGTGGGAGCCTGCGGAAATGCTAACACTGGAAGGCTGGTGTCTGCACCGAGCCTCGCGCTGGGGGCCGGGGTTGCAGCGAATTCTAAGGTCCGGGGTCATTGCCTGTGGGTATTGCTGACGGTAGGAGAGCCAGGGCTGCAAAGAATCCTGAAGGGGCTACACAGGAATATCTTGCAGG
This window contains:
- the ASIC3 gene encoding acid-sensing ion channel 3 isoform X2 — translated: MKPPAGLGEAPRPASDIRVFASSCTLHGLGHVFGPGGLTPRRALWAVAVLLSLGTFLYQVAERVRYYGEFHHETALDERESHSLVFPAVTLCNINPLRRSRLTPNDLHWAGPTLLGLDPAEHASYLRALGRPPAPPGFMPSSTFDMAQFYARAGHSLEDMLLDCRYRGQPCGPANFTLIFTRMGRCYTFNSGTDGAELLTTPRGGTGNGLEIMLDVQQDEYLPVWSDKEDTPFEVGIRAQIHSQEEPPIIDQLGFGAAPGYQTFVSCQQQQLSFLPPPWGDCSSVSLDPDFELEPSGLLDHPSSSPGPSSPYSLVGCRLACEARYVTRKCGCRMIHMPGGAPVCSPQQYKDCANPALDAMLRKDACACPSPCTSTRYAKELSMVRIPSRASARYLARKYNRSEAYITENVLVLDIFFEALDYETVEQKAAYEVSELLGDIGGQMGLFIGASLLTILEIFDYLCEVFQDRVLRYFWNRRCSQRHSSINLLQEGLGGHQTQVPHLNPGPRPPNPSCAVAKTLSASHRTCYLVTRL
- the ASIC3 gene encoding acid-sensing ion channel 3 isoform X1, encoding MKPPAGLGEAPRPASDIRVFASSCTLHGLGHVFGPGGLTPRRALWAVAVLLSLGTFLYQVAERVRYYGEFHHETALDERESHSLVFPAVTLCNINPLRRSRLTPNDLHWAGPTLLGLDPAEHASYLRALGRPPAPPGFMPSSTFDMAQFYARAGHSLEDMLLDCRYRGQPCGPANFTLIFTRMGRCYTFNSGTDGAELLTTPRGGTGNGLEIMLDVQQDEYLPVWSDKEDTPFEVGIRAQIHSQEEPPIIDQLGFGAAPGYQTFVSCQQQQLSFLPPPWGDCSSVSLDPDFELEPSGLLDHPSSSPGPSSPYSLVGCRLACEARYVTRKCGCRMIHMPGGAPVCSPQQYKDCANPALDAMLRKDACACPSPCTSTRYAKELSMVRIPSRASARYLARKYNRSEAYITENVLVLDIFFEALDYETVEQKAAYEVSELLGDIGGQMGLFIGASLLTILEIFDYLCEVFQDRVLRYFWNRRCSQRHSSINLLQEGLGGHQTQVPHLNPGPSGVSPGLPTLPVLSPRLCLPPTAPATLSRGSRDGINIFRTLL
- the CDK5 gene encoding cyclin-dependent kinase 5 translates to MQKYEKLEKIGEGTYGTVFKAKNRETHEIVALKRVRLDDDDEGVPSSALREICLLKELKHKNIVRLHDVLHSDKKLTLVFEFCDQDLKKYFDSCNGDLDPEIVKSFLFQLLKGLGFCHSRNVLHRDLKPQNLLINRNGELKLADFGLARAFGIPVRCYSAEVVTLWYRPPDVLFGAKLYSTSIDMWSAGCIFAELANAGRPLFPGNDVDDQLKRIFRLLGTPTEEQWPAMTKLPDYKPYPMYPATTSLVNVVPKLNATGRDLLQNLLKCNPIQRISAEEALQHPYFSDFCPP